GGATCGACTCGGCGATATCGCGCGCCTCCTCGGGCGTGTACAGCGTCTGATCGCCCCACGACTGGTCGATGCGTACGTAGCCGTCCCTGGCGTCGATATCGAAGAAAGCGGTGTGTTCCAGCGGCGGCACGTCGAGTGGATTGGTAGCCCTGTCGTCCGTTGCCATACCACACTATCGGTACCGGATTCTCATAAACCTGCCCCCGACGGACGGATTTCTGGACAGACCGTGCGCTCGGACGGAGATCGCGTGAGAAGTTTGCGAGGGAAGACCGCTCCAGCTCGCGGCGACCGTCGTCGCCGGTCGCGTCGAGGCCGTCGGCCGACGGCCTCGCACCGCGGACTTCCGCACTGGCGAGGGACCGCGTGGGTCCGTGCAGTGCGAGGGAAGGGATTTGAACCACGGAAAGACGGTCGGGCTCACTGCGTTCGCCCGCTGCGACTTTCCTGCTTCGAATCCCTTCGTGCATTCCGTCGCAGCGCGGACTGCGCTGCGCCGGCATGCGAGGGAAGGGATTTGAACCCTTGGACCCCTACGGGAGCGGATCTTGAGTCCGCCGCCGTTTCCAGGCTTGGCTACCCTCGCACGCACGCCGAGATTCGATCGAGGCGCTTGAATAGGCTACGGTCTCGCCGTCCCGCGGACCGCCGGCGCGACCGCCGAGTTATCGACCGCCTATCGACTCCCGCGCGTCGATTCGGAAAGTAATCGCTCCCAACTCCGGTCGCAACCGGGATTTGACCGCGCCAACGGGACGAAACGATTCGGGGTGTCTTCCGGAGGGCGAAGCAACGCAGGGACGATGCAACGGACAACGACAGCGATACTCGTGACGGTCCTGCTCGTCGCAGGCAGCGTCGGCGGCGTGATGGCACTCGCCCCGGGAGCGGCCCCGGTGGGCGACGCTCGACAGGAACAGTCGACCTGTGACTACCAGTCGCTGTTCGACGAGACGATCGACTCGGTCGTCTCCGTTCGGACGGGTTCCGGACAGGGCTCCGGGTTCGTCTACGACGCCGAGCACGCGAGCGACGCGAACGCGACCGGCGACACCTACGTCGTGACCAACGCCCACGTCGTCAGCGGCGCCTCCGAAGTGGAAGTGGAGTTCGACGAAGGCGAGTTCCGGTCCGGGTCGGTCGTCGGCCGCAGCGCCTACGCCGACCTCGCCGTGGTGAACGTCTCCGACGCACCCGCCGGGTCGACCGCGCTCTCGCTCGCCGATGACGACCCACAGCGCGGCGAGCGTGTCGCGGCGCTGGGCAACCCGCTCGGGCTCGAAGAGACCATCACCCACGGGATCGTCAGCGGCCTGAACCGAACGCTGCCGACCCAGCTCGGCTTCGAGATCCCCAACGTCGTTCAGACCGACGCACCGATCAGTCCCGGTAACTCCGGCGGCCCGCTGGTGAACTGCGACGGTGATGTCGTCGGCGTCAACACCGCCGGGATCGCCCAGCAGGGCGCCGAGAACATCGGCTTCGCCGTCTCCTCGTCGGTCGTCGATCGCGTCGTCCCCGAACTCGTCGCCGACGGCGAGTTCGACTACCCCTTCATCGGCGTCCGGACGACCCCCGTCACGCCCGCGGTCGCCGACGCCAACGATCTCAACCGCACCGCCGGCCTCGCGGTCGTCTCCGTCCTGGAAGACGGCCCCTCGGCCGACGCGCTCCAGGGCGCGGCCGAAGTCGAGACCGCCGGCGACCGCCCCGTCCCCGTCGGCGGCGACGTGATCCTCGCTATCGACGGTCAGCAGCTGCGGAGTGGCGAAGCCCTCGGCACGTACCTCCTCACGGAGACCCAGCCCGGCGACACGGTGGATCTGACGATCCTCCGCGACGGCGAGGTCCGGCGCGTCCAGGTCACCGTCGGCGAGCGACCGGACCCGATAGCGGCCTGAACCGTCGGCGTTCGCCCGCGGGAGAGCCGCGCCAATGCCTATCCCTGTCGGAGACGTAGCTATCGACATGAAACACGACTCCGATCCGGAAGCGACCGGGGAACCCTCGACCGCCAGCGACGAAGCCGTCCGCGCCTGGCTCGTCGAACGCACCTACTCTGACGACGAACAGAACATCATCATCCTCGTCTACGCGACGCCGGACGGCCGACGCTACTTCCGCAAGGAGCGCGCGCTGACGAGTTTCACGAACGACGTGCGCGAGACGACCGCCGCCGTCGACGTGCCGCCGAACAACCTCGGCGAAGTTACCGACCCCGACGAGCGCGAGCGCTACGCCACCGAAGCCGCGCGGATGGCCGAGACGTACGACCCCGCCGACACCATCTGAACCGCGGTCGGCTCAGTCCGCCAGTCCCTCGAACTCGCGCACTCGCTCGCGCCAGCCCTCGGGAACCGGTCGCGACTCCCGCGTCTCCGGGTCGACGAACACTAGCGTCGTCTCTGCCTCTGCGACCAACCCGCCCTCCTGTCGGAGTTCGTACGCCATCGTGAAACTCGACTCGCCCATGCGGACGACCGATACCCCCACGTCGACCGTCGTCAGTTCCGTCACCGACGACCGGAAGTCGAGTTCCAGCGACGCGACGACGGCGGTGAACTCGTCGATCTCTTCCAGTCCGAGTACTTCCTCGACGTAGGCGACCCTCGCCTCCTCGCAGTAGGTGCCGTAGACGACGTTGTTGACGTGACCGTACGTGTCCAGATCGCGATAGCGAACGGGGACTTCGTGTTCGAACGAGGCGTCCATGACTCTCCGGTCGGGCGGTGGAGGGTTAACAACCGCGGGTACGTCCCCGAGTCGGATCCACCGCGCCCCGCGCAACCCTCGCCCGGACCGACGGGATTACACCGCGGTAGACCCAAACGGTCCACGATGGACGAACACACCCGGGACTACGGCGTCGGGCCGCCCACCTCGGGCGATCCCACCGGGTGGCGGGCCGACCGCGGCGCGTCCAACGGCTGGGAACACGGCACGCTCCGGCGGGCCGTCGTCCACGGCGTCGCCCTGTTCAACAGCGGCGAGTTCCACGAGTCCCACGACTGCTTCGAGGACGAGTGGTACAACTACGGCCGCGGCTCCGCCGAGAGCAAGTTCCTACACGGGATGGTCCAGGTCGCCGCCGGCGCGTACAAGCACTTCGACTTCGAGAACGACGACGGCATGCGCTCACTGTTCTCCACCGCCCTCCAGTATCTGGAAGGGGTCCCCGACGACTTCTACGGCGTCGACCTTGCCGACGTGCGTGCCACGCTCTCGGCCGCACTCTCCGACCCGACCGCGATCCACGGCTGGCGGATCGAACTCGACGGCGACTACCCAGAAGCGACCGAGCTCGACTTCGCGTACGCCGAAGGGTTGGAGTAACTCGTTCTCGAACGACCGCGACGATAGCCGTCGCTGTTCGGTACGAAAATACGGAACCCCCGACCAGTTGTGACTGGTCGAGGGTAATGAATCCGGCCGAATGTGGCCGGGGATGAGTGGAGGCGGCGAACCAGGTTTCCCAGAGACTCTCGTACTCCAGTACTCGCCGGAACGCAGGCGGGCTTAACGTCCGTGTTCGGGATGGGTACGGGTGTCGCCCCGCCGCTATGGCCGCCCTAACGCCGATCCGCGGAATCGAACCGCGTCCGAACACCGCGTTCGGATACCAGTATCGGTGGTCGATGCGACGACCGCGTGTACGTGCAATCCAGTTTACGCCCGGACCCGAATCATCGGGTACGTATATCAGATACGGAATGATTGGTGGCTTCGGTCGATTAGTTCTCGCGGGCTGAACACCTCGTTGCCTCGGTGCGTACACCCCGAG
The window above is part of the Halosimplex rubrum genome. Proteins encoded here:
- a CDS encoding S1C family serine protease translates to MQRTTTAILVTVLLVAGSVGGVMALAPGAAPVGDARQEQSTCDYQSLFDETIDSVVSVRTGSGQGSGFVYDAEHASDANATGDTYVVTNAHVVSGASEVEVEFDEGEFRSGSVVGRSAYADLAVVNVSDAPAGSTALSLADDDPQRGERVAALGNPLGLEETITHGIVSGLNRTLPTQLGFEIPNVVQTDAPISPGNSGGPLVNCDGDVVGVNTAGIAQQGAENIGFAVSSSVVDRVVPELVADGEFDYPFIGVRTTPVTPAVADANDLNRTAGLAVVSVLEDGPSADALQGAAEVETAGDRPVPVGGDVILAIDGQQLRSGEALGTYLLTETQPGDTVDLTILRDGEVRRVQVTVGERPDPIAA
- a CDS encoding acyl-CoA thioesterase, which codes for MDASFEHEVPVRYRDLDTYGHVNNVVYGTYCEEARVAYVEEVLGLEEIDEFTAVVASLELDFRSSVTELTTVDVGVSVVRMGESSFTMAYELRQEGGLVAEAETTLVFVDPETRESRPVPEGWRERVREFEGLAD
- a CDS encoding DUF309 domain-containing protein, which translates into the protein MDEHTRDYGVGPPTSGDPTGWRADRGASNGWEHGTLRRAVVHGVALFNSGEFHESHDCFEDEWYNYGRGSAESKFLHGMVQVAAGAYKHFDFENDDGMRSLFSTALQYLEGVPDDFYGVDLADVRATLSAALSDPTAIHGWRIELDGDYPEATELDFAYAEGLE